In Chiroxiphia lanceolata isolate bChiLan1 chromosome 2, bChiLan1.pri, whole genome shotgun sequence, a single genomic region encodes these proteins:
- the AKAP17A gene encoding A-kinase anchor protein 17A isoform X2 yields MTISVALPQLKQPGKSISNWEVMERLKGMVQTHQFSTLRISKSTMDFIRFEGEVENKSLVKSFLACLDGKTIKLSGFSDILKVRAAEYKIDFPTRHDWDSFFRDAKDMNETLPGERPDTIHLEGLPCKWFAAKETGSEKPSEEVLIKVFQKFGEIRNVDIPMLDPYREEMTGRNFHTFSFGGHLNFEAYVQYREYAGFVEAMNALRGMKLMYKGDDGKAVACNIKVSFDSTKHLSDASIKKRQLERQKLQELEKQREEQKRKEKEAEEKQKEEERKQRELEEYERERKREEKLRKREQKQKDREVRRNKKQLEKLQAEEQKKLQEKIKLEERKLLLAQRNLQSIRLIAELLSRVKTVKLLEQEQNEEKICLQQLEERRRLQEAELKRVEEEKERALGLQRKEKELREKLLNNLLSKKMDAVNQNKEEPEASHSDILKNPSGVSHTVSSSCITSTSGQAVTGKLASGSQIEVASPESVNTQCKYLNGNIHNKVPIKEGQNLHTANSERCSEKRGSGILSCVPTNNQDQKSLSSCDQNTHRKGSHCEQDKRSTEPRRRKSRSCSSINSDDSKGKRGSSRHRRDVSYRDEKRRKERRYYRRSSRSYSPRRSRSPRRRSVSPRRSRYRRTRSRERRRDRRERSRSRRSVSRRRRHRR; encoded by the exons ATGACCATCAGTGTGGCCCTTCCTCAGCTGAAGCAACCGGGAAAATCCATTTCGAACTGGGAAGTGATGGAAAGATTGAAGGGGATGGTGCAAACTCACCAGTTTTCCACTCTGCGGATTTCTAAAAGCACAATGGATTTCATTCGGTTTGAAGGAGAGGTTGAGAACAAAAGTTTGGTTAAATCTTTCCTGGCATGCCTTGATGGCAAAACAATAAAGCTGAGTGGCTTCTCTGACATTTTGAAAGTGCGTGCTGCAGAGTATAAGATTGACTTTCCTACCAGACATGACTGGGACTCATTTTTCCGTGATGCAAAGGACATGAACGAAACTTTGCCGGGGGAAAGGCCGGACACCATTCACTTGGAGGGCTTACCTTGCAAGTGGTTTGCAGCAAAGGAGACGGGCTCGGAAAAGCCAAGCGAAGAAGTCCTGATAAAAGTTTTCCAGAAATTTGGAGAAATCCGTAATGTGGACATACCTATGCTGGACCCTTACAGAGAAGAAATGACTGGCAGAAATTTCCACACTTTCAGTTTTGGAGGCCATTTAAATTTCGAAGCTTATGTGCAGTACCGGGAGTACGCGGGTTTCGTCGAGGCCATGAACGCTCTGCGAGGGATGAAGCTCATGTACAAAGGTGATGATGGCAAAGCAGTGGCTTGCAATATCAAG GTTTCTTTTGACTCAACAAAACACCTCAGTGATGCATCAATTAAGAAACGTCAGCTTGAAAGGCAAAAGCTTCAAGAGCttgaaaagcagagggaagaacaaaagcgtaaagagaaagaagctgaggaaaaacaaaaagaggaagaaag GAAGCAGAGAGAGCTTGAAGagtatgagagagagagaaaaagagaagagaagttGCGcaagagagaacagaaacagaaagatcGTGAAGTTCGAcgaaacaaaaagcagcttgaaAAGCTTCaagctgaagaacagaaaaaactgCAAGAGAAGATAAAGCTAGAAGAAAGGAAGCTCCTGCTAGCTCAGAGAAATCTGCAGTCCATTAGATTAATTGCAGAACTGCTAAGCAGAGTAAAG ACAGTAAAGCTTTTGGAGCAAGaacagaatgaagaaaagatTTGTCTTCAGCAGCTAGAGGAGAGACGGAGGCTCCAGGAGGCTGAGCTTAAACgtgtggaagaggaaaaagagagagcacTGGGGttacagaggaaagaaaaggaactgAGGGAGAAACTACTGAATAATCTTCTGAGCAAGAAAATGGATGCAGTTaatcaaaacaaagaagaaCCTGAAGCATCTCATTCTGACATACTGAAAAACCCTAGTGGTGTTTCACACACTGTGTCATCCAGCTGCATCACTTCTACCTCAGGACAGGCCGTTACTGGCAAACTGGCTTCCGGCTCTCAAATAGAAGTAGCATCCCCTGAAAGTGTAAACACTCAGTGCAAGTACTTAAATGGCAACATTCATAACAAAGTTCCCATCAAAGAAGGTCAGAATCTTCATACTGCAAACTCTGAGAGGTGTTCTGAGAAAAGAGGTTCAGGGATACTGTCATGTGTTCCCACCAATAACCAGGACCAGAAGAGCCTCTCTAGCTGTGACCAGAATACACACAGGAAGGGCTCGCACTGTGAGCAGGACAAACGTAGCACAGAgccaaggagaagaaagagcCGTTCATGTAGTAGCATAAATAGTGATGACAGTAAGGGTAAACGAGGgagcagcagacacagaagaGATGTGAGTTACCGGGATGAGAAAcgcaggaaagaaaggaggtaTTATAGGCGCTCTAGCAGAAGTTACAGCCCTCGACGAAGCCGTAGTCCTCGTCGGAGAAGTGTGAGCCCCAGGCGTTCACGCTACAGGAGAACTCGCAGTAGGGAACGTAGACgagacagaagggaaagaagtCGTAGTCGCAGAAGTGTGAGCAGGAGACGAAGGCACCGGAGGTGA
- the ASMT gene encoding acetylserotonin O-methyltransferase has translation MGSTEDLDYPQIIVQYSSGFLVSKVMFTACELGVFDLLLESGEPLSSDSIASCLGTSTTGMERLLEACVGLKLLAVEVTEEGALYRNTEISNIYLTKSSPKSQYHMMMYYSNTVYLCWQHLTEAVREGRNQYERTFGISSQDPFGAMYRSEEEMLKFMAGQNSVWSICGRDVLAAFDLSSFTQIYDLGGGGGALARECVSLYPNSTVTIYDLPKVVQVVKEQFIFPEERQIAFHEGDFFNDSIPEAELYILSKILHDWDDDKCKQLLAKVYKACKPGGGVLLVESLLNEDKSGPLETQLYSMNMLVQTEGKERTAAEYSKLLEAAGFGVIQVKRTGKLYDAVLGRK, from the exons ATGGGTTCCACAGAAGACCTTGACTACCCTCAAATCATTGTGCAATACAGCAGTGGATTTTTAGTCTCAAAG GTTATGTTCACTGCCTGTGAGTTGGGGGTGTTTGATCTTCTGCTGGAGTCAGGAGAACCTCTGTCTTCAGATTCCATTGCTTCATGCTTGGGTACCAGCACCACTGGGATGGAAAGACTGCTGGAGGCCTGTGTGGGACTGAAGCTCTTGGCAGTAGAGGTGACAGAAGAAGGAG CCCtctacagaaacacagaaatttccAACATCTACCTTACAAAATCAAGCCCAAAGTCTCAGTATCATATGATGATGTATTATTCCAATACAGTCTACTTGTGCTGGCAGCACCTGACTGAAGCTGTGAG AGAAGGAAGAAACCAATATGAAAGAACTTTTGGCATTTCATCTCAAGATCCTTTTGGAGCAATGTACAG atcagaagaagaaatgttaaaattcaTGGCTGGCCAGAACTCAGTATGGAGTATATGTGGCAGAGATGTTCTTGCTGCATTTGACCTTTCTTCTTTCACACAGATCTATGACCTGGGAG GAGGCGGAGGAGCTCTGGCCCGGGAGTGTGTTTCTTTGTATCCCAATTCCACAGTCACAATTTATGATCTACCAAAAGTTGTGCAAGTGGTCAAAGAGCAATTTATTTTCCCTGAGGAGCGTCAGATCGCATTCCATGAAG GAGACTTCTTTAATGATTCAATTCCTGAAGCTGAACTGTATATTTTATCCAAGATACTGCATGACTGGGATGATGACAAGTGCAAACAACTACTGGCAAAAGTCTACAAAGCCTGCAAACCTG GTGGTGGAGTGCTGCTGGTTGAATCGCTTCTGAATGAAGATAAAAGTGGGCCTTTAGAAACCCAACTGTATTCGATGAATATGTTGGTccagacagaaggaaaagagagaacagcagcagagtaCAGCAAGCTCCTTGAGGCAGCTGGCTTTGGAGTGATCCAAGTCAAGAGGACTGGAAAACTCTATGATGCTGTTCTAGGAAGGAAATAA
- the AKAP17A gene encoding A-kinase anchor protein 17A isoform X1, which yields MAAATIVHDTSEAVELCAPCGLYLKPITKMTISVALPQLKQPGKSISNWEVMERLKGMVQTHQFSTLRISKSTMDFIRFEGEVENKSLVKSFLACLDGKTIKLSGFSDILKVRAAEYKIDFPTRHDWDSFFRDAKDMNETLPGERPDTIHLEGLPCKWFAAKETGSEKPSEEVLIKVFQKFGEIRNVDIPMLDPYREEMTGRNFHTFSFGGHLNFEAYVQYREYAGFVEAMNALRGMKLMYKGDDGKAVACNIKVSFDSTKHLSDASIKKRQLERQKLQELEKQREEQKRKEKEAEEKQKEEERKQRELEEYERERKREEKLRKREQKQKDREVRRNKKQLEKLQAEEQKKLQEKIKLEERKLLLAQRNLQSIRLIAELLSRVKTVKLLEQEQNEEKICLQQLEERRRLQEAELKRVEEEKERALGLQRKEKELREKLLNNLLSKKMDAVNQNKEEPEASHSDILKNPSGVSHTVSSSCITSTSGQAVTGKLASGSQIEVASPESVNTQCKYLNGNIHNKVPIKEGQNLHTANSERCSEKRGSGILSCVPTNNQDQKSLSSCDQNTHRKGSHCEQDKRSTEPRRRKSRSCSSINSDDSKGKRGSSRHRRDVSYRDEKRRKERRYYRRSSRSYSPRRSRSPRRRSVSPRRSRYRRTRSRERRRDRRERSRSRRSVSRRRRHRR from the exons atggCTGCTGCAACAATAGTTCATGATACATCAGAAGCTGTagagctctgtgctccctgtggGTTATACCTTAAGCCCATTACAAAAATGACCATCAGTGTGGCCCTTCCTCAGCTGAAGCAACCGGGAAAATCCATTTCGAACTGGGAAGTGATGGAAAGATTGAAGGGGATGGTGCAAACTCACCAGTTTTCCACTCTGCGGATTTCTAAAAGCACAATGGATTTCATTCGGTTTGAAGGAGAGGTTGAGAACAAAAGTTTGGTTAAATCTTTCCTGGCATGCCTTGATGGCAAAACAATAAAGCTGAGTGGCTTCTCTGACATTTTGAAAGTGCGTGCTGCAGAGTATAAGATTGACTTTCCTACCAGACATGACTGGGACTCATTTTTCCGTGATGCAAAGGACATGAACGAAACTTTGCCGGGGGAAAGGCCGGACACCATTCACTTGGAGGGCTTACCTTGCAAGTGGTTTGCAGCAAAGGAGACGGGCTCGGAAAAGCCAAGCGAAGAAGTCCTGATAAAAGTTTTCCAGAAATTTGGAGAAATCCGTAATGTGGACATACCTATGCTGGACCCTTACAGAGAAGAAATGACTGGCAGAAATTTCCACACTTTCAGTTTTGGAGGCCATTTAAATTTCGAAGCTTATGTGCAGTACCGGGAGTACGCGGGTTTCGTCGAGGCCATGAACGCTCTGCGAGGGATGAAGCTCATGTACAAAGGTGATGATGGCAAAGCAGTGGCTTGCAATATCAAG GTTTCTTTTGACTCAACAAAACACCTCAGTGATGCATCAATTAAGAAACGTCAGCTTGAAAGGCAAAAGCTTCAAGAGCttgaaaagcagagggaagaacaaaagcgtaaagagaaagaagctgaggaaaaacaaaaagaggaagaaag GAAGCAGAGAGAGCTTGAAGagtatgagagagagagaaaaagagaagagaagttGCGcaagagagaacagaaacagaaagatcGTGAAGTTCGAcgaaacaaaaagcagcttgaaAAGCTTCaagctgaagaacagaaaaaactgCAAGAGAAGATAAAGCTAGAAGAAAGGAAGCTCCTGCTAGCTCAGAGAAATCTGCAGTCCATTAGATTAATTGCAGAACTGCTAAGCAGAGTAAAG ACAGTAAAGCTTTTGGAGCAAGaacagaatgaagaaaagatTTGTCTTCAGCAGCTAGAGGAGAGACGGAGGCTCCAGGAGGCTGAGCTTAAACgtgtggaagaggaaaaagagagagcacTGGGGttacagaggaaagaaaaggaactgAGGGAGAAACTACTGAATAATCTTCTGAGCAAGAAAATGGATGCAGTTaatcaaaacaaagaagaaCCTGAAGCATCTCATTCTGACATACTGAAAAACCCTAGTGGTGTTTCACACACTGTGTCATCCAGCTGCATCACTTCTACCTCAGGACAGGCCGTTACTGGCAAACTGGCTTCCGGCTCTCAAATAGAAGTAGCATCCCCTGAAAGTGTAAACACTCAGTGCAAGTACTTAAATGGCAACATTCATAACAAAGTTCCCATCAAAGAAGGTCAGAATCTTCATACTGCAAACTCTGAGAGGTGTTCTGAGAAAAGAGGTTCAGGGATACTGTCATGTGTTCCCACCAATAACCAGGACCAGAAGAGCCTCTCTAGCTGTGACCAGAATACACACAGGAAGGGCTCGCACTGTGAGCAGGACAAACGTAGCACAGAgccaaggagaagaaagagcCGTTCATGTAGTAGCATAAATAGTGATGACAGTAAGGGTAAACGAGGgagcagcagacacagaagaGATGTGAGTTACCGGGATGAGAAAcgcaggaaagaaaggaggtaTTATAGGCGCTCTAGCAGAAGTTACAGCCCTCGACGAAGCCGTAGTCCTCGTCGGAGAAGTGTGAGCCCCAGGCGTTCACGCTACAGGAGAACTCGCAGTAGGGAACGTAGACgagacagaagggaaagaagtCGTAGTCGCAGAAGTGTGAGCAGGAGACGAAGGCACCGGAGGTGA